The Zavarzinella sp. sequence CCTGCCAGGTATGGGAGGTGCGACGCCCGCAATCTGGGAAGACAAGATCTTTTTGACGAGTGAAGCCGGCGTTGAACTCATCGCAATGTGCATCAGTACGGATGGCAAAGTTCTATGGCAAAAAAGTATAGGCAAAACAACGAATAAAGCCCGTTCTGATGAAGGCAACGGTGCGTCCGCTTCGCCCACAACCGATGGAAAACATGTGTGGTTCTTTGTTGGCAGTGGAGAATTGGTCTGCTTTGATTTTTCAGGCAAAGAAATCTGGAACTTCAATGTGCAACAACGGTATAACAAGTTTCAGATTCAGTTTGGCATGCATTCCACTCCAGTCTTGCACGATGGTAAGTTATATCTCCAGTTACTGCACACAAAACACCAGGATGTCGTTTGTGTCGATGCTGCAACTGGCAAAGATATCTGGAAAATCGACCGCAAAAGTGATGGACGGGCAGAATGCGAACATTCATACGCATCACCTATGATGTGGTCGAACGGCAAAGATGCCTACCTGGTGACCCACGGGAATGATTATACGATTGCCCATGATTTGAAAGACGGCAGCGAAATCTGGCGTCTCGGTGGTCTGAACCCAAAGTCAGCTTATAATGCAACCCTGCGTTTTGTAGCCACTCCGCTGGTTACGCCCGATCTGATTGTGGTCCCCACTGCCAAAAATGGACCTGTTGTGGGTGTAAAACCCACTGCGAAAGGCACGTTTTCTGCTGGGAGCGAACATGAATTATGGCGACGCGCGAAAGAGACTCCTGATGTACCATCCCCCTTGTTAGCTGATGGTTTGGTTTATCTCACGCGTGAAACCGGTGTACTGAACTGTGTTGATGCCAAAACGGGCGAGCAATTATACAGTCAACGAGTGAATCCAGGTCGCCACCGCGCTTCACCAGTATATGTTGATGGGAAAATTATTGTGGCATCCCGCACCGGTCAGGTGGGGGTTGTGAAAGCAGGTAAATCCTTTGAACTGATCTCTGAAAATCGTCTTGATGATGATTTCAGTGCCTCCCCGGCTATTGCTAACGGCAGAATTTATTTGCGGGGGTATAAAAAACTTTACGCGATTGGTAGCAAATAACCTCGATTTCAACGATTTCAGTTTCAGGCATACATTTCTGCCATTTTCGAGAATAAATTTATGCTACTTTTGCAATGTTCAATCTTTGGATAGCAAAAATGGCCGAAGCACGCAAAGGTTTTCAGTTTTTTCGTCGCGATTTCTTGTTCGGAGCATTGGCAGGTGGAGCTGCCACTGCAGGAACTGGCTTGTTGATGCCGATAGAGTGGCACCAGAAAGTGCTACCAGAAGGAAACCAGCTTGTTTTTGGGCAATGTGGAGAAGATTTACTGGTAAGCCAATTGTTTCAGCATCTCCAAATTGACAAACCCAGTTATATGGATGTGGGGGCATATCATCCCACAATTGGCAGCAATACCTACAATCTGTATCGTTCGGGTAGTCGCGGCACCTTGATCGAACCCAATGTTGACATGATTGCCGATCTGAAATCAAAACGCCCGGAAGATCAGGTTCTGAATATCGGAATTGGCCTTGGAGAGGAAGGTGAGGCGGACTTTTACGTCTTGAACTACCCACAATTGAATACTTTTGATGAGGAAGAAGCGAAAACACGTGTTGCAAATAGTGGTGGCAAACTGCGGATTGACCGTGTCGTGAAAATGCCACTTGTTGACATCAATCGAATCATTCGTGAAAATCATGGTGATAAAGCACCCGATTTTCTTTCAGTAGACACAGAGGGGTTGGATTTCAGCATTTTGAAAACGCTCGATTTCAGCAAATATCGACCGATGGTCATCTGCGCTGAAACCGTCCAATACAGCACACTGAAATCGATCGATACGATTGGTGACCTGCTGAAGGAAAATGGTTATGTATTGCGTTGTCAAACGATTGCGAATTCGATTTACCTTCGCAAGGATCTTTTGTAAGCACAATCTTAGAAATACTGACTCTCAGACGTGAAGGGGGAGGAAAAAGTTATTATTCACTCTTCCCTTTGTACAATCTTCGTTGCAAGGCAACGTTAAATGGTGTCCAGTGCGAACTGCCTTTGCGATCATCATCGATTTCTTTCATCGCGATGCACAGACGGGAGTCAAACATGTCAATGATGTGCAGGGCAATTGCTTCCAAAGTCATCGGAATTTTGGGGCTGCCAAACTGGGATTCCCCATGATGGCTGACAATTAAATGCCGCAGGTGCATGTAAAGTTCATCTGGGAATGCTTCACCGGTCTGTTTTGCAGCAAGTTTTATTTTTTCAGAAAGAAATTCCAATCCGATCGCCAGATGCCCAACCAACTGGCCTTCATCTGAATACGAAAACATGTGCTGGTAAGTTAATTCTCGGATTTTTCCGCTGTCGTGCAGGAAAATACCTACCTGTACGAGATCTTTGTTGACATTGGGATACAACGGCAGAATTTTCTCCGAAATATCCAGCATCATCACTACATGTTCCAGTAGGCCACCGAGGTATGCGTGGTGAACCTTGATCCCTGCTGGAGCACGCGTAAACCCTTTCATGAACTGATCATCAATCAGGTAGCAATCTACAAGTGCACGCAGATGGTGATTGGTGATTTTTCTCAGAAATCCTTTTAGCTTTTCCAGCAACGTACCAATATTGTGCTTTGTTGTGGGCAGGAAATCTGCGGGATCTACCTGCGCAGGATCAACTTTGTCGAAGTTGTTGACAATTAATTGCAAAGATCCTTGAAACAACTGTACTTTGCCATGGATCAACAGGTAATCCCCGGCTTCAAATGATGTGTGCTGATCATCACTGACATTCCACATCCTGCCACTGATTGTTCCCGTGCGATCCAGCAGATCCAGCAATAGGTAGGGGGCTCCGTTCCGATTCACTCGCAAATGTTTATCAGCAATCAGGAAGACTTCATCAACATTGTCCCCGTCCGCAAATACTTCAACAAACCGTCGACTCATGAGAATGCTACTTTACTAGTAAGAGGTAGAGGGTGCAGATTCTTATTTCCGCTTAGATGGAATAGTACAGATGCCATTGTGACATGGCACGAGATGAAAGCGATTTTTTGCAATCCAAAGGTAAATCCGTTGTCCGATAGTGGGAATTCCTGGCAGGAATAACAGGGGGTAAAGGCACCACAATAAAGGTAGACGACCAGCTATCCAGCGAAACGCCCTAAAACCAGCGTATGCTTTTTGACGATCCGGCCTCAAGAGATGCATCTCTTCAATCAGGCGTTCCTGCACAAGGTTGGCATTATTGACAGGAATCTGGTCCCAATCCCGAGCATTCTGAAAATCTAATCTGTTGAACCAATCCAATCTGCGAAGTATATGGACACTTTTGAGGCAGAGTGGGCATTCTCCGTCAAAAAGAACTACCCCTTTACCATGAGTTAGTGGTAACGAGGCTCGGTCGTGTGTAATTAAAGTGGCCATATTTCTATCTTTGCACGAGAATGCGAAATGAGCAAAAAAATCCATTAATGAAGAATAATTCATTAAATCCCAAGTTTACGCATTACTTACATACAAATCAGATGAAGATCTAGTTCAGTTCGATTCGCTTAATTTCGCTTTTTAGGCTTTCCAACATGGGTAGCACTGCCCATTGCAGCCATTTCCGCACTTTCCATAATCGTTTCGGCCAAAGTGGGGTGTGCATGAATCGTTTCAGCAAGATCGCGGGCCACCGCACCCATTTCTACCGCCAGAACGCCTTCTGCGATCATCTCCCCTGCCCCAACTCCCACAATCCCCATACCAAGAATACGCTGTGAGGCGGGATCGACAAGCAGTTTCGTCAGGCCTTCTGGACGAGCAAGGGCAATGGCACGTCCCGATGCTGCCCACGGAAAGGTGTGTTTCTCAAAACGGATATTTTGCTCAACCGCTTCTTTTTCGGTAATCCCACACCATGCAAGTTCAGGATCTGTGAACACGACAGCTGGAATCGCCCGGGGTTCAAAAGCAGTTGGCTCACCAAGTATCGCCTCAATGGCAATACGGGCTTCTGCAGTCGCTTTGTGAGCCAGACCAGGCTCTTCTGCAACGTCACCAATGGCATAAATATTCTGATCGCTGGACAGTCGCTGTTTGTTGATTTTGACGTAACCACGTTCTGACACTTCCACTTGCGTCGTTTCTAACCCCAATCCGGCACTATTCGGTCGACGTCCCACTGAAATGAGCACTTTATCGAATATCATTTCTGCTGGCACATCTTTACCTTCCAATTGTGCGACAATTCCATCGGGTGTTGGTTTTAATGACGCCACTTTTGTGTTCAGATAAATGGCTTCGAACCGTTTCCGCATTCTCTTTTCCAGCGGTGCCACGAGATCCCGATCTGCGGAAGGCAATAACCCGTCAGTAAACTCTACAACTGTGATTTTGGTTCCCAGGGCTGCGTAAACAGTTCCAATTTCCAGGCCAATATAGCCTCCACCGATCACCAAAAGGGTCTTTGGCACATCTTGCACAAGCAAGGCTGCAGTAGAATCCATAATCCGTGGATCGTCTAGATTGAATGCCTTCGGGATTGCGGGCAGACTGCCTGTGGCAATAATTGCCTTTTCAAAACGAATTGTACCAGTGTTCTCCCCTTCCAGTTGTACTGTATTCGAGGAAGTAAATGTGGCTTTTGCGCGAATGACTTCCACCCCACGCCCCTTGCAGAGCATGGCGATTCCATTGGTCAATTTCCCCACCACTTGCTGCTGGACAAATTTTTGGAGTTTTGCCAGATCGACAGTTGGAGGCTGAAAGTGGATCCCAATTTCTTCAAATTCCCGTGTCTCTTCCAGAATTTTCGCCACATGCAGGAGAGCTTTGGATGGAATACAGCCACGATTTAAGCAGACCCCGCCAAGTCTCGGGTCAGAATCGACCAGGATAACCTTCATCCCATGATCGGCCGCGTGTAATGCTGCAGGATAACCACCGGGTCCAGCACCAATCACCAGAAGCTGTGTTTCTTTATTTATTTCACTCATATCAGTACCGATAGGGCCAGTTAGTTTGAATCCAGAAAATCGAATTAGCTTTCCATCAACAGCCGAATCGGATCGGAGAACAGTTGCACCAAACGTGTTGTAAAGCGGGCACCATCAGCACCATCGATGATGCGGTGGTCGTAGGTGAGACACAAGGGCATCATCAGTCGGGCAACGAACTGGTTATCACGATACGCTGGCTGAATACTGGAACGGGATAATCCCAGAATAGCAACTTCCGGATAGTTAATAATTGGCGAAAAAGCAGTGCCACCAATTCCACCCAGATTCGTAATCGTGAAAGTACCGCCCCGCATTTCATCTGGGGTCAGTTTTCCACTTCGTGCCTTGTCAGCAAGTGCCGCTACTGATTGTGCGAGATCGCGGATTGTTTTTTTGTCTGCATCGCGAATGACAGGTACAACCAATCCACGTTCAGTATCAACAGCAATTCCGATGTGGTAATATTCCTTGTAAATGACTTCCCCGTTCTGCATGTCCAGTGAGGCATTGAAGTGGGGGAATTCTTTCAGTGCTGCCACCACTGCCTTGATCGCCAGAACAGTCATCGTAATCTTGGCGGTACCTTTCGGCATCGCATCAACGATTCGCTTACGACCTGCTTCCAAATCAGTGATATCTGCCAGATCAAACTGGTTAACCGCCGGTGCCATATGCCATGATAAGGACAGGTTTTCTGCAATTTTTTTGCGGATATTGCTGACAGGCTTTTTCACAATCGGGCCATACTTACTGAAATCCGGCATCGGTGGTGCTGAGAATAGCGCTGAACCGACAGCGCTGGAAGTCGCAGCAGGCTGATTCATTTTGGCACGGATAAAAGTACGCACATCTTCCGACGTCACTCGGCCGCCACGTGCAGTGCCAGCAACCTGATTCAGATCGACCTGATGTTCGCGGGCGTATTTTCTTGTAGATGGACTGGCAGGCACTGGCCCAGTGGCGTTCACCACACCAGTTGAAGGCGTTGATGAAGTCTCCGTAACCGACTTTTCTGCAGGTGCGGGTGCAACTTTTTTGGTGGGAGCACTCGCAGGTTTCGGTGCAGTAGGCGAAGATTGTGAAGATACTTTCATTTTTGCCAGAGTGGCACCGATTTTTGGACGATCACCCTCTTTCACAAGGATCGCTTCAACTACTCCTGCGACTGGCGCGGGAATCGGCATTGCAGCTTTATCCGTTTCGATCGTAAAAAGTTCCTGATCTTTTTCTACAGATTCACCAACTTTTGCAGCGATGCCCACAACCACACCAGAATCAATCCCTTCGCCTAAGTCCGGCAGCACGAAATCAAAAGTGTTCAATTCGGCGACAGTGGCTGATTCAGCATCAGAATTTTTTGGAGGTGCTTCACTTTTAGGAGATTCTGAGTTCGTTTTAGGTGCTTGTTTTTCTGGTACCTTGCCATTAGCTCCAGCGAAGTTAGCCAGAATCTGGCCAACTTTGACACGTTGCCCCGCCTTCACAGCGATCGATTCCACCACACCCGCGTGTGGATACTCGATTGGCATCGACGCCTTATCTGTTTCAATGACAAACACTTCCTGCTGTGGTGAAATTGAGTCGCCAGGTTGTACCTTGATTTCGACAATCACCCCATCTTCGATCCCTTCACCAAGTTCAGGCAGTCGGAATTCTGTCATGATCTAATATTCTTCTGAGTAACGGAGGGTATGGTTGTCAAATTCCAACAACCAGAAATAATTACTGTATTATCATATCGCAATATTGCTGCACTATACCGTCCAGGGGGCAGGTGCGTCTGGATTAATATCAAAATCCTTAATTGCTTGTGTTGTTGTGCCAACTGGTACTTTGCCGATCAATTCCAGTTTGTACAGGGAGGCAACTACTACGTGCTGAGCATCAACTTCAAAGAATCTGCGAAGATTCTGACGGGTTTCAGAACGACCAAATCCTTCAGTGCCGAGAGGCAGGAAACGATCACCTAAATACGTTGCCAGTTGAGTCGGCAGTGCCCGCATGTAGTCGCTGGTAGCAACAATTGGACCATCCGTATCAGCCAGCACCTGCTGAATATACGGTACTTTCTGTTCTGCTTCCGGATGTAGGCGATTCATTCGTTCGCATTCAACACCATCACGGATCAGTTGCTGGTAGCTGGTTACCGAGTATACGGTACTTTCAATGCTGTATTTTTCTGCCAGAAGTTCCTGTGCCTTCAGAACTTGCTGCAAAATCACCCCACTGCCCAGTAATTGAACTGTCGCTTTCGCTTCAGCCACCTTGCGTTCACGATAAGAATAGATGCCACGAATAATCCCTTCGCGTGTAGCTTCAGGCATGGCTGGCATATCGTAGCTTTCGTTGTAGACAGTCAAGTAGTAGAAGCACTCTTCATTATCGACAAACATCCTGCGAATACCGTCTTCAATAATCACTGCCAGCTCATAACCCCACGCGGGATCATATGCACGACAGGTAGGGACGGTCATTGCGGCGAGGTGACTATGTCCATCTTCATGTTGCAGGCCTTCACCGTTCAATGTGGTGCGACCCGCTGTGGCACCCATTAGAAAGCCTCGGGTTCGGGCATCAGCTGCGGCCCAGATCAAATCCCCGACTCGCTGAAATCCAAACATCGAATAATAAATGTAAAACGGAATCGTATTCGTCCGGTGCGTACTGTAAGCAGTACCTGCGGCGATGAAGGTAGCCATACTGCCCGCTTCGTTAATTCCTTCCTGGAATATCTGTCCGTTAGAAGCTTCGCGATATTCGGACATTGTTCCTTTATCTACAGGAACATACTTCTGGCCAGCAGGACTGTACAAGCCAAAGGTTTTGTACAAAGGTGGCAAACCAAAAGTCTGGCCTTCATCAGGAACAATTGGCACAATCAACTTGCCAACGTTGGGGTCCTTCATTAGCGACTGCATCAAGGTCACCCAGGCAAGAGTCGTTGATTGACCCTTTCCGGGAGGTGTTCCCTGCATCGTTCGCTCAAAACTCTCAGCGGCAGGTGCCTTACAAGGCACAAAAACATTATTTCTGGCGGGAAGGTAGCCACCTAATGACCGCCGTCGTTCATGCAGGTATTTGATTTCAGGTGCGTCATCACCTGGGTGATACAAGTCGCATTTTTCCAGAACCGCATCTGGGATATCAATTTGCAGCCGTTCACGGAAACCCTGAAGTGCCTTGAGTTCCATTTTGTGTTCTTTGTCCGAGGGATCGAGCATCTGCTCGAGCTCTTCTTGAGTCAACACAACTTTTAGTTTCTTTTCCTGGTGGGCAGTATTGTTCGCTTCAGATGATGTCGCGTAACCTTTAACTGTTTTTGCAAGAATAACAGATGGTTTGCCCCGGGTATTCATCGCTGCACGATAGGCATTGTAAACTTTAACCGGGTCATGCCCACCGCGACGAAGGCTGGCAAGATCTTCATCCGTCAGATGTTCAACTAGCGCCTTGAGTTCTGGCGTATTGAACAATTTTTCCCGAATAATGGCAAAATTACCTTTCTTGCAGTGGTAAGCGTATTCCTGGTATTCGCCGTCGGGAATCGTTAACAACCTGTTTGTCAATGCACCAGTGGTATCCCGTGCCAGTAATTCATCCCAATCAGAACCCCAAACGCATTTGATGACATTCCAGCCAGCACCTCGGAAGATACCTTCCAGCTCCTGAACGATTTTGCCATTACCACGGACCGGACCATCAAGTCGCTGCAGATTACAATTCACCAGAAAAGTCAGATTATCCAACCCTTCACGTGCTGCAATTGACAGACAGCCAAGGGTTTCAGGCTCATCGCATTCACCATCACCCAGAAATGCCCAGACGTGGGTGTTTTCAGTATTGCACAGATCACGCCCCTTTAAGTAACGGGCATAGCGAGCCTGGTAGATCGCCATGATTGGCCCAAGTCCCATGCTGACCGTGGGGTATTGCCAAAAATCCGGCATCAGCCAGGGGTGAGGATAACTGCTGAGGCCACCACCTTCCTGTAACTCCTGGCGGAAGTTTTCTAATTGCTTTTTGTTCAGGCGACCTTCTAAGAAGGCACGAGCGTACATCCCAGGCGAGGCATGACCTTGAAAGTAGACGACATCACCACTGGAATCGTCTGTCATACCACGAAAAAAATGGTTAAAACCAATTTCATAGAGCGTAGCTGCTGATGCAAAAGTGGCTATGTGGCCACCTACGTTGGTGGTCTTGTTTGCCCTGGCAACCATGGCCATTGCGTTCCAGCGTACAAGACTTTTGATACGCCGTTCCATTTCCCGATCGCCAGGAAATGGAACTTCCAATTCGGTAGGAATCGTGTTGATGTACGGTGAGTGAAGCGAGCCAACTTTCTGAGTGGAACCTGCCGCCTGCATCCTGTGCGACAACTGATCCAGAAGAAATTGTGCCCGCTCTAAACCCTGGCCTTTGATCACTGCACTGAGCGATTCGAGCCATTCGTAGGTTTCTAAGGGATCAACGTCGACTAACTCGTTTGAAATAGCTGATCGTTGAACCAAGTCTTCAGAACGGACGATCATGGATTCGTCTCTCCAGTCGAGTGGCAGTGTACATTATGGCAGATATTGAGGGCAAATCATTGTCAGTGTAGATTCGATCTTTCAAATCATCAACCGTGCCCGCACCGCGTTTAGTGTATGCAACACAATCGTCTACCATGTTAAGATAGGTTTCTGATGGCATCCTGTCTACAAACTTTGAGAATGGGCAAGATACCTTTTGCTCTTGCTGTGAACGCTTTTCTTCATTTGCGGAACATACAAACATGAAAAAACGCATGATGCTGTTAATAATTGGTTTTCTCGTTGCCCCATGCGCGGTCGTAGGGGACGATTTATTAAAAAACCCTCACACAACTACCCTGCCCTCACCGACTTTATCGCCCAACGACGCACTCAAAGCCGCACAAATTCAGACGGGAACAAAAATAATTTTCGGCAGCAGCAATAAATTTCAACAGCAGGTAGATTTCACGCGTTCGAAATTACCATTTTGGGATGTAATTCGAATATGTGCTGAGGCAACAGATTCTCAAATTTGGGTCCGTGGGAATTCCATTGAATTCCATTCAGCAAAGTCGAAACAAATTTTTGATGTTAGTGGGCCATTTTTTATTGCCCCACAACAATTGAACTCAAAAATCGATTACGAAACCCAGATTTCCACCCACCAAATGACCGTTCAGGTAGCTTGGCCGGCTTCGCTGCCAGTTTTTCGATCAGATAGCCATGCGAATGTCAAGATTTGCACTACTTATGATGACGCAGGCGTGTCCATCAACCCGCAGCTGAAAACAAATCGTCTGGACACGCGAAATCCAGTTTCCGGAATTGCAACAACGTTTGTAATCCAGTTTACAAATTTACCTCGCACCGCAATGGGAATAAATCTCAAAGGAGAGATCACGATGACCATGGCGGATCGCTTTCTTCTGTTCCAAATTGATGGAAAAAGTGGTAGTGGGCAGAAATTGTTAGAAGGAGTAACTGTTTCACTAACAGGTAAAACTTCGGGCAACGACTATCTGATTACAGCCCAACTGATATATCCAAAAACCAGTGCAAAGTGGGAGAGTTACGAAAGTTATTGGATGCGTTCCAATCGCCTCCAACTGGTGCCAACTGGTCAGAAAACCCCACTTCAAGCAGATAATTTTCAAATTGGCGATGACAACATTACTTACCTGTTCCGTGGTGGGGCCAAGGTACTCTCCCAAGGATGGAATGCAACTTACCAGACACCTGCCACTATGAGAGAGGTTGCGATACCGTTTGAATTGAGTGGGGTCCCGTTACCCAAGTAGGCAGTTCCCAGCAGTCATTTTTCCAGATTTCGCGCAAACAGATCATTTTCGACCATTCTTCTGGTGTACTTGAGTGACAAAACTGAAAAACACTCAACAACACAGAAAAAACTGAATACAAGAGAGAACGGCAATGAACATGATCAGCAAATACTCAGTAGTAGCAATCGTAGTAGCAGCGGGTTTCTTTAGTGGTTCTGCCGCAAACGCACAATCCTGTGCGGTGATCGATCGGCTGGCTTTGCAACTGGATCGTCAGGCACGCGGGGTTCATGCCGAAGTGGATGCCCACTTCAAGAACACCCCACTGTACCGTCACCTGCACGAAGATATCGAGCAGATGGAAGCGTTGGCGGGGCAGATTCACGAACTGGCTACCCGAAACGCCGACTTTAGAACCATGAAAGTTGCAGTGCACGATCTGGATAAACTGAACAGTCATATTTCCGGACTGGTGGATCAACTGCGGTTTCACCCATGTGATCAACGGGCATACATCCACCTGAAATCGAGCGTGCTCGACCTGGACCGAACCATTGTGGCAATGCAGAACGAACTGTAC is a genomic window containing:
- a CDS encoding FkbM family methyltransferase — its product is MAEARKGFQFFRRDFLFGALAGGAATAGTGLLMPIEWHQKVLPEGNQLVFGQCGEDLLVSQLFQHLQIDKPSYMDVGAYHPTIGSNTYNLYRSGSRGTLIEPNVDMIADLKSKRPEDQVLNIGIGLGEEGEADFYVLNYPQLNTFDEEEAKTRVANSGGKLRIDRVVKMPLVDINRIIRENHGDKAPDFLSVDTEGLDFSILKTLDFSKYRPMVICAETVQYSTLKSIDTIGDLLKENGYVLRCQTIANSIYLRKDLL
- a CDS encoding PQQ-binding-like beta-propeller repeat protein, coding for MALLLSASADNWPQWRGIHNDGISKEKGIVSEWSETKNIVWSLTLPGMGGATPAIWEDKIFLTSEAGVELIAMCISTDGKVLWQKSIGKTTNKARSDEGNGASASPTTDGKHVWFFVGSGELVCFDFSGKEIWNFNVQQRYNKFQIQFGMHSTPVLHDGKLYLQLLHTKHQDVVCVDAATGKDIWKIDRKSDGRAECEHSYASPMMWSNGKDAYLVTHGNDYTIAHDLKDGSEIWRLGGLNPKSAYNATLRFVATPLVTPDLIVVPTAKNGPVVGVKPTAKGTFSAGSEHELWRRAKETPDVPSPLLADGLVYLTRETGVLNCVDAKTGEQLYSQRVNPGRHRASPVYVDGKIIVASRTGQVGVVKAGKSFELISENRLDDDFSASPAIANGRIYLRGYKKLYAIGSK
- the lpdA gene encoding dihydrolipoyl dehydrogenase, producing MSEINKETQLLVIGAGPGGYPAALHAADHGMKVILVDSDPRLGGVCLNRGCIPSKALLHVAKILEETREFEEIGIHFQPPTVDLAKLQKFVQQQVVGKLTNGIAMLCKGRGVEVIRAKATFTSSNTVQLEGENTGTIRFEKAIIATGSLPAIPKAFNLDDPRIMDSTAALLVQDVPKTLLVIGGGYIGLEIGTVYAALGTKITVVEFTDGLLPSADRDLVAPLEKRMRKRFEAIYLNTKVASLKPTPDGIVAQLEGKDVPAEMIFDKVLISVGRRPNSAGLGLETTQVEVSERGYVKINKQRLSSDQNIYAIGDVAEEPGLAHKATAEARIAIEAILGEPTAFEPRAIPAVVFTDPELAWCGITEKEAVEQNIRFEKHTFPWAASGRAIALARPEGLTKLLVDPASQRILGMGIVGVGAGEMIAEGVLAVEMGAVARDLAETIHAHPTLAETIMESAEMAAMGSATHVGKPKKRN
- a CDS encoding 2-oxo acid dehydrogenase subunit E2 encodes the protein MTEFRLPELGEGIEDGVIVEIKVQPGDSISPQQEVFVIETDKASMPIEYPHAGVVESIAVKAGQRVKVGQILANFAGANGKVPEKQAPKTNSESPKSEAPPKNSDAESATVAELNTFDFVLPDLGEGIDSGVVVGIAAKVGESVEKDQELFTIETDKAAMPIPAPVAGVVEAILVKEGDRPKIGATLAKMKVSSQSSPTAPKPASAPTKKVAPAPAEKSVTETSSTPSTGVVNATGPVPASPSTRKYAREHQVDLNQVAGTARGGRVTSEDVRTFIRAKMNQPAATSSAVGSALFSAPPMPDFSKYGPIVKKPVSNIRKKIAENLSLSWHMAPAVNQFDLADITDLEAGRKRIVDAMPKGTAKITMTVLAIKAVVAALKEFPHFNASLDMQNGEVIYKEYYHIGIAVDTERGLVVPVIRDADKKTIRDLAQSVAALADKARSGKLTPDEMRGGTFTITNLGGIGGTAFSPIINYPEVAILGLSRSSIQPAYRDNQFVARLMMPLCLTYDHRIIDGADGARFTTRLVQLFSDPIRLLMES
- a CDS encoding OB-fold nucleic acid binding domain-containing protein, encoding MSRRFVEVFADGDNVDEVFLIADKHLRVNRNGAPYLLLDLLDRTGTISGRMWNVSDDQHTSFEAGDYLLIHGKVQLFQGSLQLIVNNFDKVDPAQVDPADFLPTTKHNIGTLLEKLKGFLRKITNHHLRALVDCYLIDDQFMKGFTRAPAGIKVHHAYLGGLLEHVVMMLDISEKILPLYPNVNKDLVQVGIFLHDSGKIRELTYQHMFSYSDEGQLVGHLAIGLEFLSEKIKLAAKQTGEAFPDELYMHLRHLIVSHHGESQFGSPKIPMTLEAIALHIIDMFDSRLCIAMKEIDDDRKGSSHWTPFNVALQRRLYKGKSE
- a CDS encoding pyruvate dehydrogenase (acetyl-transferring), homodimeric type, whose product is MIVRSEDLVQRSAISNELVDVDPLETYEWLESLSAVIKGQGLERAQFLLDQLSHRMQAAGSTQKVGSLHSPYINTIPTELEVPFPGDREMERRIKSLVRWNAMAMVARANKTTNVGGHIATFASAATLYEIGFNHFFRGMTDDSSGDVVYFQGHASPGMYARAFLEGRLNKKQLENFRQELQEGGGLSSYPHPWLMPDFWQYPTVSMGLGPIMAIYQARYARYLKGRDLCNTENTHVWAFLGDGECDEPETLGCLSIAAREGLDNLTFLVNCNLQRLDGPVRGNGKIVQELEGIFRGAGWNVIKCVWGSDWDELLARDTTGALTNRLLTIPDGEYQEYAYHCKKGNFAIIREKLFNTPELKALVEHLTDEDLASLRRGGHDPVKVYNAYRAAMNTRGKPSVILAKTVKGYATSSEANNTAHQEKKLKVVLTQEELEQMLDPSDKEHKMELKALQGFRERLQIDIPDAVLEKCDLYHPGDDAPEIKYLHERRRSLGGYLPARNNVFVPCKAPAAESFERTMQGTPPGKGQSTTLAWVTLMQSLMKDPNVGKLIVPIVPDEGQTFGLPPLYKTFGLYSPAGQKYVPVDKGTMSEYREASNGQIFQEGINEAGSMATFIAAGTAYSTHRTNTIPFYIYYSMFGFQRVGDLIWAAADARTRGFLMGATAGRTTLNGEGLQHEDGHSHLAAMTVPTCRAYDPAWGYELAVIIEDGIRRMFVDNEECFYYLTVYNESYDMPAMPEATREGIIRGIYSYRERKVAEAKATVQLLGSGVILQQVLKAQELLAEKYSIESTVYSVTSYQQLIRDGVECERMNRLHPEAEQKVPYIQQVLADTDGPIVATSDYMRALPTQLATYLGDRFLPLGTEGFGRSETRQNLRRFFEVDAQHVVVASLYKLELIGKVPVGTTTQAIKDFDINPDAPAPWTV